The following coding sequences are from one Ciona intestinalis B CG-2006 mitochondrion, complete genome window:
- the ND3 gene encoding NADH dehydrogenase subunit 3, producing the protein MTFMLLLVVGLSSLLLFIGTLVMKGFVLNIFGASFSSYECGFMTMMNFKNFYTLQFFIIGLSFMLFDLEILLFLPFIYSESGNSSSIYWALFFLFFVSYLLVYELSMNVMSHW; encoded by the coding sequence GTGACATTTATGTTATTATTAGTAGTAAGATTATCTAGTTTATTACTCTTTATTAGAACTCTAGTTATAAAAAGATTTGTACTTAATATTTTTAGAGCTTCATTTTCTTCATATGAGTGTAGATTTATAACAATAATGAATTTTAAAAATTTTTACACTTTACAATTCTTTATCATCAGACTGTCTTTCATACTTTTTGATTTAGAAATTTTACTATTTTTACCTTTTATTTATTCAGAATCTAGAAATTCTTCTTCGATTTATTGGGCCTTATTCTTTCTATTTTTTGTTTCTTATCTTTTAGTATATGAGTTATCCATAAATGTGATGTCTCACTGGTAA
- the COX3 gene encoding cytochrome c oxidase subunit III produces the protein MTVRFTPFHLVDGSPWPLLSALGAFGVVGGLMSMMHQHLFGTLFFYGGLIFLLASLWWRDVDRESSLLGFHTKGVQKNMYSGMIWFIMSEVFFFLGFFWTFFHSGLNSVIDLGMEWPPFGVMVLNPYGVPLLNTAVLISSGITVTCSHYSLLISDFNSCSIWLANTVFLGVLFTGLQYMEYLESSFGMNDSVYGSIFFMATGFHGFHVIIGSIFLFISFLRILSGKLSPNRHVGFECAIWYWHFVDVVWIFLYACIYGWGSL, from the coding sequence GTGACAGTACGTTTTACCCCTTTTCATCTAGTTGATAGATCTCCCTGACCTTTACTTAGTGCTTTAGGAGCTTTCAGAGTAGTTGGTAGATTGATATCTATAATACACCAACATCTTTTTAGGACATTGTTTTTCTATAGAAGATTAATTTTCTTATTAGCTTCTTTATGATGACGTGATGTTGATCGTGAATCTTCTTTATTAAGATTTCATACTAAGAGAGTTCAAAAAAATATATACTCTAGGATAATTTGATTTATTATATCTGAAGTATTTTTTTTTCTTAGATTCTTTTGAACTTTTTTTCATTCTGGTTTAAATTCAGTAATTGATCTGAGAATAGAGTGGCCACCTTTCAGAGTAATGGTACTAAATCCTTATAGAGTCCCTCTTTTAAATACGGCTGTTCTTATTAGCTCAAGAATTACAGTAACTTGTTCCCACTATAGTTTATTGATTTCAGATTTTAATTCTTGCTCTATTTGACTTGCTAATACAGTTTTTTTAAGGGTTTTGTTTACAAGATTACAATATATGGAGTACTTAGAGAGTTCATTTAGGATAAATGATTCTGTTTATGGATCTATTTTTTTTATAGCTACAAGATTTCACAGATTTCATGTAATTATTAGAAGTATTTTTTTATTTATTTCCTTTCTACGAATTTTATCTAGAAAACTCTCACCTAACCGGCATGTGAGATTTGAGTGTGCTATTTGGTATTGACATTTTGTTGATGTCGTATGAATTTTCTTATATGCTTGTATTTATAGATGAGGTAGTCTTTAA
- the ND4L gene encoding NADH dehydrogenase subunit 4L, translating into MMWIMFIIMFSLMIFSLSMIWMDFMKILITIEFTFLIIVLILMFGGMMISDSLIIFLMVMGASESVFTLTLLMLQNKYKYSNISLKFSTW; encoded by the coding sequence ATTATGTGAATTATATTTATTATTATATTTTCTCTTATAATTTTTAGTTTATCAATAATCTGAATGGATTTCATAAAAATTCTTATTACAATTGAATTTACTTTTCTTATTATTGTTTTAATTTTAATATTTAGAGGGATAATAATCTCAGATAGTTTAATTATTTTTTTAATAGTAATAGGAGCTTCTGAAAGTGTGTTCACTCTTACTCTTTTAATATTACAAAATAAATATAAATATTCAAATATTAGTTTAAAATTTAGTACTTGATAA
- the ND1 gene encoding NADH dehydrogenase subunit 1 has protein sequence MVLLVITYLLFILILLLMVAFLVLLERKVLGLVQFRKGPNIVGIYGIVQTIVDGVKLILKNLMVLMNVRKFFFLLAPILSFILSLINWFFIPTPFILVNSEFGILITLVISSLLVYSTLWAGWGSNNIYSLIGGIRGVAQMISYEVVLGFFILMMLLFLNSFNWDIFVYYQKSSLFYGGFFLFLLSWISIMLAELNRAPFDLIEGESELVSGFNVEYGGFIFALMFLGEYMNIWFMSWITILIFLGGNMSLVVLSFGVVLLILYIRSLLPRFKFTDLIVITWKIYLPLVLVYLILLLGYFSL, from the coding sequence ATGGTATTGTTAGTTATTACTTATCTACTTTTCATCTTAATTTTATTATTAATAGTTGCTTTTTTAGTATTATTAGAGCGAAAAGTACTAAGACTTGTACAGTTCCGTAAAAGACCTAATATTGTTAGAATTTATGGAATTGTACAAACTATTGTTGATAGAGTGAAATTAATTTTAAAAAACTTAATGGTTTTAATAAATGTTCGTAAATTTTTTTTTTTATTAGCTCCAATCTTAAGTTTTATTTTAAGCTTAATTAATTGGTTTTTCATCCCAACACCGTTTATTCTGGTTAACTCAGAATTTAGGATTTTAATTACCTTAGTAATTTCAAGCCTATTGGTTTATTCAACTCTTTGAGCTAGGTGAAGAAGTAATAATATTTACTCTTTAATTAGGAGAATTCGAGGAGTAGCTCAGATAATTTCTTATGAAGTTGTACTAAGATTCTTTATTTTAATAATATTATTATTCTTAAATTCATTTAATTGAGATATTTTTGTGTATTATCAAAAATCATCTCTATTCTATAGGGGTTTTTTTTTATTTTTATTAAGTTGAATTAGTATTATATTAGCAGAGTTAAATCGAGCCCCCTTTGATCTAATTGAGGGAGAATCAGAACTAGTTAGTGGTTTTAATGTAGAATATAGGAGATTTATCTTTGCTCTAATATTTCTAAGAGAATATATAAATATTTGATTTATAAGTTGAATTACAATTTTAATTTTTCTAAGAAGGAATATATCCTTAGTGGTATTATCCTTTAGAGTTGTCTTACTAATTCTCTATATTCGCTCTTTATTGCCACGATTTAAATTTACTGATTTAATTGTTATTACATGAAAAATTTATTTACCTTTAGTACTTGTATATCTTATTCTATTATTAAGATACTTTAGTCTCTAA